GAATTGAGGTTCAGTGTTGTATGGTAGAGCCTCTCAGGATCCGCAAAATGGCAGTTTTCACCATTTTATATCTTATAATATTATTTAGGTCGTGTAAAGCTGGTGGGTGTTGCGGAAAGAGAATTTACAGCTCTACCAATCTAACAACTTTGGATATTTCGAATCCAGATAAATTAAAGGTACATATTGACGAGACCACCGGGAACAACAGAGGAAAGATTTTTTCCCCAAAAAATGACCAAACAGTCAATAAGGTAGTTGATGGGAAGGCAACTATATGGATTGCAGGTGCAGGTGAGGAATGTTCATTCGTGGGACTGACTTTGGACCATGATCGGCCTAAATCCGTATCGTTGAGCATCAAAAAAGATTCTTCCAGCTACATCGAGCTAAAGTACTATGACAAAGGTACCACTGGCTGGAATGAGAGGAGGGATGAACCTAAAAAGCGCTCTACGACTCATCCTGCAAGTCCATTACAAAGCACCAGGTGAAGAATCAGCGGGTCATAAACCCCTCTAGAACTCGTCCTTTGTTATTTTACGCGATAAAATGACAATTTCCCTCAATATGAATCGGGGATATGAGCCTACCAACTTGACAAGGTATGAGCTCATGCATTTCAATTGTAGTTACCGGAGTGCCTCAACACccacaaatttgtaaagcAGTTTATCAACATGTACACAGTAGTAGTATGCCAGAATGATGTGTATATGCTGGATTGTTGAGATGTATAGACCTTCCATTCCTGTCCACAAACAGGTAGAGAGTAATGTATGGAGGTGTTCATCAGTTCAAGAAGGGTATTCAGAGTCTATAACAACCACTTATAAGTAAGGAAGAACATTAAAGTAGACAATTACAGAGTCATGTATAGGCAATTTTCTAGCTGTGAATGGAGATGCTAAAAGTGATGTCGTAAATTTGGGTAGGTGCCGCCATATCCTTCCTCCCGAAAAGAGTGAGATTCTTTCGTACTCCCTCATAGTTTCATTAATATACCATGTAATGTAGAGATTTCCTATACGTAGGCAGGATAAAGCGCTATATGTCGACATTTGTACACATTAAGTGTAGCAAAGAATGTGGTTTATGTAGCCGAAATAATGCATTTCATTCAATCTTAACGCACTGAGTATCTTCTAGCATATTTAAAAGCCTGTGAATGAACGAGAAGCGGACTAATCTTTCTCATAGACTAATAAATTCGTAACAAATCCTCTTACATTACCACCTACCGTCCACGGGTAAATAGTATTTTCATGGTCTGCGTCGGTGTTCTCTAGTCTATAGCATATAGTACATGTTACTCAATTTCATTCGTTTCTGCATTTCCATTCGTGCTCCCTTTAGGAGTCATTTATGCTGGGCAGACTGCCCCCGGTTTGCCGAAGTCTTTACGTTATCCATCGGCATAATCAGCATGGTGAGTAAACTACCGTAGGTTGTGAGAGATGTGACTCGTTTATAGGCTCAAGTTTCTACTAGAGAGCTGGTAGGCTAGCCTTTTGGACCATAACAGGATTTGCCGTTCGATCAGTTGGTATTTTTATGGCTGCTTAGAGTGATAGAGGACCCTAGAAGACCCATTTATGACTACAAACTTTGATGTTTCTAGTAAAACCATCAGGGATTGTCCTCAGGGGTAACGTAGAATAACCTAATGAGGATTATTTTACCAACAAATTTAACCACaccttcttcctctttacTGGCCAATAAGAGACGATGGAAGATTCAGGGACTGTATTATGGACTATATAGAGAATACAGCATCTTTAAAGACATGATAGAGGTGCAAAATCTCGTATATACCTGGAGGAGAGGGCACCTTTCCGGGGACCATCATCATGTGAGGAGAGCGTATAAACAAGGCCTCAACTTATAGCAGCAATCCTTTATGCCCTCATTCAGCTCCGAGAATGCCCCTGAACGACCATTCATCCCGTTGGATACCTCTGCAGAGTGACCATGACTATTCTTCTCATGTTCGTTTCGAAGAGGAATCCAACCGGTGGGCAAACTTTGTCACTACACATAGCACCCTAGCATCCAGTAACATTCAAGCAAAGCGCCAAGAAGGAGATAAACATGCTCAGGTTCTGGAAGATTACTGCCGAAATGGAAGGACTGGCAGGAGTTGCCTAGACCCCGAGAAGAATGATGGCaagagtccatagactAGTCTAGGCCAAAACAGAACATTAATGTAGATGTTGTATGGAAAATCGTAGTCAAATGGACACTCCAGATTAGATGTAAGGAGTTAGACATGCCCATTCTAGAGGAGATAGAGAGGCTAAATGAGCACACCTGTGGAGGAATAAGAGAGGTTTACGGATAGAACGCAGGGAAACCATGATGATAGACCATAAAGTGTGGAATAACCTCCATTTGTCAACGATATCGAAGCTACACCTATGGGGTCtggaatctcttcttcaggactccattcttcctcgGTAGTCCctcattcatcttgtcTAATAGAGTACAATTTTGATTTACACCGGAATAATACTGTAGCCAAAGGATGGCGGATTTCTTAGTACTCTAGTTGCGAGGATAGACACAACTCTCCCATTGAGACATATCAGTTGAGAATGACTCTGAAATCAAGAGATCTCAAATGACCGCATCGTAACGCTATCGCACTTGTTTCAAGAGTCTAAATGAGTGGACATATGGATCTGGAGTAGTCCAGGAAGAAAGCCATATGGGTGATACTCCGGAGGGAGAGGAGGAAGCTGAAATGAGTCAGAAAGAGGGAGACACAGGAAATGGCAGCCTAAAGAAGGCTGTGGCATTCCTGTCTGGACTGGCCCTGTACCAGCTCCCGCATGCCGCTATATCGGCTGGTAACTTTACGGTAGGAAGATTTCAGATTCCTCAGCAATATGTTGGCTTGTACATCAACAGGATGATTATACCGTACAGAATCTTCTCACTACTAGGAGTTGCAGTGTTGACAGCTTACGATCAGACTGGCAGTACGAATATTGACAAGATAACAGTTGGACTGTTTTGGGGTGTTATAGGCTGCTATATAGCCTTGTTACTCACATACTGTTCAGGAGGAATTCAGGGACATCTCACTCTCTACTACTGGATGGTCATCTTGGCTTCAGCTATCGTTGGTGCAGCCTTTGTCGGAATCGTCAAGGCTTTAGGAGATGATGTAACTTACCTCCTGGTTGCCCTTCCAGTGTCAGGAATTCTGGCATCCTCCTATCACATATCGTTCATTGTCATTTCTCAGTATTTTAACTTCTCAAACATATACTACTGGCTGGTATTCTGGCAGTGGATTTGTGCGATATCACTGATAGCGGCTGTATCAGTTCTTGTCTGGACATTCATGGGTAAAACTAGTACTagtactactactactgttTCTAGCTCTAGTAGTGGTAGTGATTCTGGAGGTAGTAGTACTAATGGAGGCTTCTTAGAGGCATTAGGCAATGCAATATCTCCACTATTATTGGTTGCATTCGGGTATGGCATCCAAAACATGTTCTATCCATCAGTAGCTCCATACAAAATTATTGGTATAGACAGAGGTTACAAGATTGATGTGGCAGTTTTAATCACGAGTGCTGTACCGCCATtgttattcttgtacctTATATCCAAAGGACAGGGTCCCAATGTTAAGTGGACCGAGGGCAATGCTCATTTATGGCATTATGCCTGGGCATTCTTCGGAATCGAGATATTTTGTGGAATGCTCTTCTTTTCCACTCTACATTACCCAAATAGTGCCATGCCAAGAGCCATAAAGGATAGTATTTGGGGTCTCGGATTCTTCACAGTACTCTACGATTTCTCCGTGCAGATGACTAGATGCATAGGAAGTAACGGAGTTGACAAGCAGGGAGGTAAAGATGCCCCTAAGATGAACACACTCAACACCTTTATATACTCCTTCTCTCAGGTGCTCTTTGCCTTTCTAGGAGATGGATACATTAGAACATATCGCAAAGCAGAAGAGAGTTCAGATTTATGGCCTACTGCTCACTATACCACAAGAAGAGCGTTCTGGTACTGGACTTGGAGTACAGCAAAGGTATCATTTAGCAACGTAGGAACTGCCTTTACCAGAGATGTAAGGGGAGCTATTCAAACTAAAAAGGAGCATTTGTTCATAGTCTACGATGACGCTCCTCCTGAGGGTGATCCCTTCTTTGACCTCCCATTTATTAAAAAGAAGGAACCCTCTAAAGATAATCACAGCTTAAAGGGAGCacacatttttcactaAGCTCCCATCACAAATGTAGTCTTTTCACGACTCTGCAGTTTTACAACGCTAAAACACTTCTAActcatttcatttttatactcACTCCCATCGTTGTAATTATGCAGGGTATCTCAGATTCACTCATTCTCCATAGAGAGCCTTGCGAATGTATATGCCATAATGGCAACCACTGCATAATGAGACTAGAGAGGCAGGTAAGCCTCCAGAATGGATGACTGTAATGGCCATAAAACTCCAAATTGGTGATAGTCAGGCCGCTAAAGTGGTCTAAATATATGAATAAAGGTTTAAGGAAGCGATGAGatcaaaggaagaatactAGAAAAAACGTTTAGGAGTAAAAGaattaaatttgtatcaaaGAATAGACTGAGAAAACCTAGAGACT
Above is a genomic segment from Theileria equi strain WA chromosome 4 map unlocalized gcontig_1105316255041, whole genome shotgun sequence containing:
- a CDS encoding conserved hypothetical protein (encoded by transcript BEWA_048190A) — protein: MGDTPEGEEEAEMSQKEGDTGNGSLKKAVAFLSGLALYQLPHAAISAGNFTVGRFQIPQQYVGLYINRMIIPYRIFSLLGVAVLTAYDQTGSTNIDKITVGLFWGVIGCYIALLLTYCSGGIQGHLTLYYWMVILASAIVGAAFVGIVKALGDDVTYLLVALPVSGILASSYHISFIVISQYFNFSNIYYWLVFWQWICAISLIAAVSVLVWTFMGKTSTSTTTTVSSSSSGSDSGGSSTNGGFLEALGNAISPLLLVAFGYGIQNMFYPSVAPYKIIGIDRGYKIDVAVLITSAVPPLLFLYLISKGQGPNVKWTEGNAHLWHYAWAFFGIEIFCGMLFFSTLHYPNSAMPRAIKDSIWGLGFFTVLYDFSVQMTRCIGSNGVDKQGGKDAPKMNTLNTFIYSFSQVLFAFLGDGYIRTYRKAEESSDLWPTAHYTTRRAFWYWTWSTAKVSFSNVGTAFTRDVRGAIQTKKEHLFIVYDDAPPEGDPFFDLPFIKKKEPSKDNHSLKGAHIFH
- a CDS encoding hypothetical protein (encoded by transcript BEWA_048180A) — its product is MHVMASRLTPWELRSCKAGGCCGKRIYSSTNLTTLDISNPDKLKVHIDETTGNNRGKIFSPKNDQTVNKVVDGKATIWIAGAGEECSFVGLTLDHDRPKSVSLSIKKDSSSYIELKYYDKGTTGWNERRDEPKKRSTTHPASPLQSTR